From a region of the Candidatus Jettenia caeni genome:
- a CDS encoding putative phosphatidate cytidylyltransferase yields MKKIIVMDVDGVLFRGQFLLHLARYVGIFVYIRTVLLCFLFNMNKISIQELLKKVYERFKGIDLESAQTVYKNITIIKYAQETIETLRSHGYYVILVSSGVPDLFVKDLATRLSADNGYGVEIGIQNRRLTGDVFGRLSQPHGKKELIEELLIKNNLTWQNTIVLVDDRNNLNIMNKASINIGVNAHYTVRQKANYLIDSRNLAEVLDILNIADADTYGTLSAGMRKQFIHSWYQEIRRKFLHILIACVPIFSNFIYYTTQMTLLALLGAYVISECLRINGYSFPLLGRITRSSVRKVEERDFAFGPVTLILGAVLSLHFFPAMIANIAIWIVAFADTAATIVGRSLGVHRIPYNKKKSLEGTFAAMIVAFLCGYIYLPIPVALFIALISSMIESLPLKSLDNLFMPIGTGLLLLSLGYS; encoded by the coding sequence ATGAAAAAAATTATTGTAATGGATGTAGACGGTGTGCTATTTAGAGGGCAATTTTTATTGCACTTAGCGCGTTATGTAGGAATATTTGTATACATACGGACGGTTCTCCTGTGTTTTCTCTTTAATATGAATAAAATCTCTATCCAGGAATTGCTCAAAAAGGTATATGAGCGTTTTAAAGGAATTGACCTCGAATCTGCACAAACAGTTTACAAAAATATTACGATAATAAAATATGCACAAGAGACGATTGAGACGCTGCGCAGCCATGGCTATTATGTAATTCTTGTTAGCAGTGGAGTGCCTGATTTATTTGTAAAAGACCTTGCAACAAGATTATCGGCAGATAACGGATACGGCGTGGAAATCGGTATACAGAACAGGCGATTAACAGGCGATGTATTTGGACGTCTTTCCCAACCTCACGGTAAAAAAGAACTCATTGAAGAGTTATTAATCAAAAATAACCTTACATGGCAGAATACTATTGTTCTTGTGGATGACCGTAATAATCTTAATATTATGAATAAAGCCAGTATCAATATTGGTGTTAATGCCCACTACACCGTGCGGCAAAAGGCAAATTACTTAATTGATAGTAGAAACCTTGCCGAGGTTCTGGATATTTTGAATATAGCAGATGCAGATACCTATGGAACTCTGTCTGCAGGTATGCGGAAACAATTTATTCATTCGTGGTATCAGGAAATTCGAAGAAAATTTCTCCATATCCTCATCGCATGCGTGCCAATATTCTCCAATTTCATTTACTATACAACCCAAATGACACTCCTTGCTTTGTTAGGCGCTTATGTGATTTCTGAATGTCTAAGGATCAATGGGTACTCATTTCCACTTTTGGGAAGAATAACAAGATCCAGTGTTCGTAAAGTAGAAGAACGAGATTTTGCTTTTGGACCAGTGACTTTGATTCTGGGAGCGGTTTTATCTTTACATTTCTTTCCCGCTATGATTGCAAATATTGCTATATGGATTGTAGCATTTGCCGATACCGCTGCTACCATAGTTGGCAGGAGTCTGGGTGTCCATCGTATCCCTTACAACAAAAAGAAGAGTCTTGAGGGCACTTTCGCAGCTATGATTGTGGCTTTTTTGTGTGGATATATCTATTTACCAATTCCGGTAGCTTTATTTATAGCGCTCATTTCAAGTATGATAGAATCATTACCGCTAAAGTCGTTAGATAATCTATTCATGCCCATTGGTACCGGACTTCTCTTGTTATCTCTCGGATATTCATAG
- a CDS encoding putative 6-phospho-3-hexuloisomerase: MEKIDEKAYEQFVLSILTAKSIFVTGQGRSGLVSRTFAMRLTHIGLHAYCVGDATTPNIDKGDLLIACSGSGNTHITGYIAGLAKKSHSTIIAVTSCKDSSLARQADVIIELPVQEVSTNYKNNGSIQFRSTLFEQACLVYLDGVILSLLTRLNSSENDMHRRHSNLE; this comes from the coding sequence TTGGAAAAGATCGATGAGAAGGCATATGAGCAGTTTGTTTTATCTATTCTTACTGCAAAAAGTATATTTGTTACAGGGCAAGGACGTTCAGGGCTGGTATCACGCACCTTTGCTATGAGACTTACCCATATTGGATTGCATGCTTATTGCGTTGGCGATGCTACAACACCCAATATCGATAAAGGAGATCTATTGATAGCCTGCAGCGGTTCTGGTAATACCCATATCACCGGTTATATTGCCGGATTGGCTAAGAAATCACATTCTACCATCATCGCTGTGACTTCCTGCAAAGACTCTTCACTTGCAAGGCAAGCGGATGTTATTATTGAATTACCGGTACAGGAAGTGAGCACCAATTATAAGAATAATGGATCTATTCAATTCCGGAGTACACTTTTTGAGCAGGCATGCCTTGTGTATTTAGATGGGGTTATTCTTTCTCTTCTTACCAGGCTGAACAGCTCTGAGAATGATATGCACAGGCGGCACTCCAACCTCGAGTAA
- a CDS encoding putative geranylgeranyl reductase — translation MKLSLKDTSSIVVIGGGPAGSFFTHFALKLAKEYGYKVTLTIFDGRDFIQKGPVGCNMCAGVLSETLIERMESEGIVLPKERVQQEIDGYYFQTQGRGIPLYHPIPGHKPKIVTIFRGNGPRFSNVTTNISFDDFLLKQVASQGAKVIPAIVEEIELPKNPQDLINIVYCEAGVRKKMTAHLVVGAFGLNTSLIKRIVGKEFGYREPQSVRTCNTELHLGRSFIQKNFRNTIYVFALGIKPIKFAALIPKGDYVTISLIGKEDITKAHLMEFLEHPKVSSLLPEGWSLPKSLCICFPKIPVSHAPHPYTNRLIIIGDASITRTYKNGIGSAFDTARLASNTIFKYGISEKDFKTGYYKPALRLLAQDNFFGNLMFSIHDYTTSSKQLVNAQIDHLDKYKNAWESIQINTILWNMVTGNTSYKEIFFKAINLRLHAIMFPYILSAAIKQVYASLKNCIYLNYDKTQKAQKESELGPLKNNQTVVIIGGGPAGTSCAITLKNLAKKRNINLEVILYELKDFEGGIEHNECAGVLSQPIERIIEEKLEIPFPWHLVKRKVTGYYLHTDGQVIKLDGEGEVSYTLRRIQFDAYLLQKAKEAGVTIIRGKATNVEIGQHKVIVYSEIKHVLADVIVGAFGLEEGTNRIFESETPYKSPKFLLTILTKFHPKGKHHDLEDTDGYIHAFLPSRKDIEFGAITPKDDHYTINIAGAKISSRSMDEFLRLPDVLGVLPQNFREFLDKLDYHRGCFPIKPAKNLFGNRYVTIGDAAGLIRPFKGKGVNAACLMGIAAAETMIYAGISKEAFQTYADNFQEIMRDIPYAKAARKFVIWGTYYGFLAPIIQIAKNHPSCKKALFDSISGKKMYREILLDSISVTLFIKITMIIIQRFVKCMYNKCRQLVIR, via the coding sequence ATGAAACTTTCTTTAAAAGATACTTCAAGCATTGTGGTCATAGGCGGTGGGCCGGCAGGGAGTTTCTTCACTCATTTTGCGTTAAAGCTTGCAAAAGAATATGGATATAAGGTCACTTTAACCATCTTTGATGGAAGGGATTTTATTCAAAAGGGCCCGGTCGGATGTAACATGTGTGCCGGAGTCTTATCCGAAACCCTTATCGAAAGGATGGAATCTGAGGGAATTGTATTGCCAAAAGAGCGCGTTCAACAGGAAATAGACGGCTACTATTTTCAGACACAAGGACGCGGTATTCCACTGTATCATCCAATTCCGGGGCATAAACCAAAGATTGTAACGATTTTCCGTGGGAACGGTCCCCGGTTCTCCAACGTAACTACCAATATCAGTTTTGATGATTTTCTCCTGAAACAGGTAGCATCTCAAGGAGCAAAGGTCATTCCTGCTATTGTAGAAGAGATAGAATTGCCCAAAAACCCACAAGACTTAATCAATATCGTTTACTGTGAAGCAGGTGTAAGAAAAAAGATGACTGCGCATCTTGTTGTAGGCGCATTTGGTCTTAATACATCCCTTATCAAGAGGATTGTAGGTAAGGAATTTGGGTATCGGGAACCACAATCTGTAAGAACTTGCAATACCGAGCTTCACTTAGGGCGCTCTTTTATCCAAAAGAATTTTCGGAATACCATTTATGTGTTTGCTTTAGGAATTAAACCTATAAAATTTGCCGCTCTTATCCCGAAAGGAGACTATGTTACCATTTCACTTATTGGCAAAGAAGATATAACAAAGGCACATTTAATGGAATTCCTGGAGCATCCAAAAGTATCCAGCCTTTTACCAGAAGGATGGTCGTTGCCCAAAAGTCTCTGTATCTGTTTTCCGAAAATACCTGTCTCTCATGCTCCCCATCCGTATACCAACAGACTTATTATTATAGGAGACGCCAGCATTACACGTACCTATAAAAATGGCATCGGATCTGCCTTTGATACAGCAAGGTTAGCATCAAATACCATTTTCAAATATGGTATCTCCGAAAAAGATTTCAAAACGGGATATTACAAACCCGCATTAAGACTTTTGGCGCAGGATAATTTTTTTGGTAATCTCATGTTTAGCATCCACGATTACACTACCTCTAGCAAGCAACTCGTAAATGCGCAAATTGATCATCTTGATAAATATAAGAATGCGTGGGAATCTATCCAAATTAATACCATCTTATGGAATATGGTTACGGGCAATACCAGTTATAAGGAGATTTTCTTCAAAGCCATTAACCTGCGCCTGCATGCCATCATGTTTCCCTATATCCTTTCTGCCGCTATAAAACAAGTATACGCTTCCTTAAAGAACTGCATATATCTTAACTATGATAAAACACAAAAAGCTCAGAAAGAATCGGAACTAGGACCGTTAAAGAATAATCAAACAGTTGTTATTATTGGTGGCGGACCTGCTGGCACGAGTTGCGCCATCACCCTAAAGAACCTCGCAAAAAAACGAAATATTAATCTGGAGGTTATCCTGTATGAGCTAAAGGATTTTGAGGGTGGCATTGAACATAACGAGTGCGCTGGTGTCCTTTCTCAACCTATAGAACGTATCATTGAAGAAAAACTAGAGATTCCCTTTCCCTGGCATCTGGTTAAAAGAAAGGTGACGGGTTATTACCTTCATACCGATGGACAGGTTATCAAGCTTGATGGTGAAGGAGAAGTCTCTTATACTTTGCGGAGGATTCAATTCGATGCTTATCTCTTACAAAAGGCTAAAGAGGCCGGCGTAACGATTATTCGGGGTAAAGCTACCAATGTGGAGATCGGTCAGCATAAGGTTATTGTATACAGTGAGATAAAGCATGTTTTGGCCGATGTTATCGTCGGCGCATTTGGACTTGAGGAGGGTACAAACCGCATATTTGAAAGTGAAACGCCATATAAATCACCAAAATTTCTCTTAACGATACTAACCAAATTCCATCCCAAAGGGAAACACCATGATCTGGAGGATACAGATGGGTACATCCATGCCTTTTTGCCATCACGTAAAGATATAGAATTTGGTGCAATTACCCCCAAGGATGATCACTATACGATAAATATTGCTGGCGCAAAGATCTCTTCCAGGTCTATGGATGAATTCCTTCGATTACCCGATGTTTTAGGGGTACTTCCTCAAAATTTCAGAGAATTTTTGGATAAACTCGATTACCATCGTGGTTGCTTTCCCATAAAACCCGCCAAAAACCTCTTCGGCAACAGATATGTTACTATTGGTGATGCAGCCGGCCTTATTCGTCCATTTAAAGGCAAAGGAGTCAACGCCGCCTGCTTAATGGGAATTGCGGCTGCTGAAACGATGATATACGCGGGCATATCGAAAGAAGCGTTTCAAACCTATGCTGACAACTTTCAGGAAATCATGAGGGATATACCGTATGCAAAAGCGGCGAGGAAATTTGTCATATGGGGAACCTATTACGGTTTTCTCGCTCCTATTATTCAAATCGCAAAAAACCACCCATCCTGCAAAAAAGCATTATTCGATAGTATATCGGGTAAGAAAATGTATCGTGAGATACTCCTGGATAGTATAAGCGTAACACTCTTTATAAAAATAACTATGATAATCATTCAAAGGTTTGTAAAATGCATGTATAATAAATGCAGGCAGTTAGTTATACGTTGA
- a CDS encoding putative peptidase — MYIYSKEILPNGLRVIYIEMPYIHSVVMSAYISVGSRYEEEKKTGISHFLEHMLFRGTRRFKNSFELLQAIDSIGGENDAYTSPEYSAVTIQVHNKHIEQGLQILGDIILGGNFKPEDIEIEKCILREEMKQFVDVKGDYVCIDDMSYCLMWKNGSTEIPLFGDEKTIASLTAEDLTAYYKQFFVPDNMVLCISGNFKKEQVVHYIYGVYGNLQGKFTGQKPPLRTKQTKPKYLFKKSPSQTTSFKLCHKAYPYKHKNVIIMLLIADVLGGGISSRLSINLRERLGLVYEIACYPTMFSDVGSIDIYTSTKKENFEKTAQAVMNEVHKLSCEGITEQELKRTEERVFSQMQLIMDSPLAMANWFGIEELLITPEIPDTPEKQTQKIHDIRLEDVRKVISEIFVPEKRNFIVVGAYSLSNKKHTITMLT, encoded by the coding sequence ATGTATATATATAGTAAAGAGATTTTACCAAACGGACTACGTGTAATTTATATAGAGATGCCTTATATCCACTCCGTGGTTATGTCTGCCTATATCAGCGTAGGGTCCCGATATGAGGAAGAAAAGAAGACGGGTATCTCGCATTTCCTTGAACATATGCTTTTCCGGGGAACGAGACGTTTTAAAAATTCTTTCGAGTTGCTTCAAGCTATTGATAGTATCGGTGGAGAAAATGATGCTTACACATCTCCGGAGTATTCTGCCGTAACTATTCAGGTACATAACAAACACATCGAACAGGGATTACAGATATTAGGCGACATTATCCTGGGAGGAAATTTTAAACCGGAAGATATCGAGATAGAAAAATGCATCCTCCGCGAAGAAATGAAACAATTTGTAGATGTAAAAGGAGATTATGTATGCATTGACGATATGTCCTATTGTCTCATGTGGAAGAATGGTTCAACAGAGATACCTTTATTCGGAGATGAAAAAACCATCGCATCCTTAACCGCCGAAGACCTAACAGCATACTATAAGCAATTCTTTGTTCCAGATAATATGGTTCTCTGTATCAGTGGGAACTTCAAGAAAGAACAAGTCGTCCATTACATATATGGAGTGTACGGGAATCTACAAGGTAAGTTTACCGGACAAAAACCACCTCTCAGAACCAAGCAAACAAAGCCGAAATATTTATTTAAAAAATCTCCTTCTCAAACCACCAGTTTTAAACTTTGTCATAAGGCGTACCCGTATAAGCACAAAAATGTCATTATCATGCTTCTCATTGCAGATGTTCTGGGAGGAGGCATTAGTTCAAGATTATCAATCAATCTCCGTGAGAGATTAGGCCTCGTTTACGAAATAGCCTGCTACCCTACGATGTTCTCTGATGTAGGGTCTATTGATATCTACACATCTACAAAAAAGGAAAATTTTGAGAAAACAGCACAGGCCGTCATGAATGAAGTCCACAAACTTTCTTGTGAGGGAATAACCGAGCAGGAACTCAAAAGGACAGAGGAGCGGGTGTTCAGTCAGATGCAGCTTATTATGGATAGTCCGCTCGCGATGGCTAACTGGTTTGGCATTGAAGAACTGTTAATTACTCCAGAAATACCTGATACACCCGAAAAACAAACCCAGAAAATTCATGATATTCGATTAGAAGATGTGCGCAAAGTTATTTCTGAAATTTTTGTACCTGAAAAGCGCAATTTTATCGTTGTGGGCGCTTATAGTTTGTCGAACAAGAAACATACCATTACGATGCTTACATAA
- a CDS encoding phosphoribosylglycinamide formyltransferase, producing MNKKINLGVLISGSGNTLQNFIDQIKTEKLNAHIEVVISSKPDVAGLDRAKRYNIPTAVIPYVNYKDVDSFSNALSTELDKYAIDLITLAGFIHLYKIPEKYQGKVMNIHPGLIPAFCGRQYYGHKVHKAAIDYGVKISGCTVHFADNTYDTGPIIIQRAVPVFFEDTPDTLAARVFGEECMAYPEAIRLFAAGRLRIEGRKVKILNS from the coding sequence ATGAACAAAAAAATCAATTTAGGGGTGCTAATTTCTGGTAGTGGTAACACTCTTCAGAATTTTATAGACCAGATAAAAACAGAAAAACTTAATGCCCACATTGAGGTTGTAATAAGCAGTAAGCCGGATGTTGCGGGTTTAGACCGTGCGAAAAGATATAATATCCCTACAGCAGTCATTCCTTATGTAAATTATAAAGATGTTGATTCTTTTAGTAATGCTCTCAGTACGGAATTAGATAAGTATGCTATTGATTTAATTACCCTTGCAGGTTTTATCCATCTCTATAAGATTCCTGAGAAATACCAGGGAAAGGTTATGAATATTCATCCCGGCCTCATCCCCGCCTTTTGCGGTCGACAGTATTATGGTCATAAGGTTCATAAGGCCGCCATTGACTATGGAGTAAAAATTTCCGGATGCACCGTACACTTTGCTGATAATACTTACGATACCGGACCTATTATCATCCAAAGGGCTGTTCCTGTATTTTTTGAAGATACGCCTGATACTCTTGCTGCCCGGGTATTCGGAGAAGAATGTATGGCATATCCCGAAGCAATACGCCTGTTTGCTGCAGGACGATTACGGATAGAGGGCAGAAAGGTAAAGATACTAAACTCTTAG